In Gemmatimonas sp. UBA7669, one genomic interval encodes:
- a CDS encoding phosphoribosylanthranilate isomerase: MTAHRVAVKICGLVRPDDAAVAEAAGAAYLGTILAGGPRLVSLEQAAAVLGPRRAGIQRAAVFGQQTDADIVRMAAALDLDIVQLHHAPSVEQIAWLQRETACTVWPVARVSGSSLPTDVDEWTAEAGALVLDALVVGQLGGTGVALDWSGLADAVGAWRERHPAATLVLAGGLNPRNVAAAVQLLSPTVVDVSSGVERAPGEKDATLVHHFVQAAHGAAETAP; this comes from the coding sequence GTGACCGCACACCGCGTGGCGGTGAAGATCTGCGGTCTCGTGCGGCCGGACGACGCCGCTGTGGCTGAGGCGGCCGGGGCCGCCTATCTCGGCACCATTCTCGCCGGTGGACCGCGTCTCGTGAGCCTCGAGCAGGCGGCCGCCGTGCTCGGCCCGCGTCGTGCTGGCATCCAGCGGGCCGCAGTGTTCGGTCAACAGACGGACGCCGACATCGTGCGTATGGCCGCTGCGCTGGATCTCGACATCGTGCAACTGCATCATGCGCCCAGTGTCGAACAGATTGCCTGGTTGCAGAGGGAAACTGCGTGCACCGTGTGGCCCGTAGCGCGTGTGTCGGGCAGCAGTCTGCCGACAGACGTTGACGAGTGGACCGCTGAGGCCGGCGCGCTGGTGCTGGACGCGTTGGTTGTGGGCCAGTTGGGTGGCACGGGTGTGGCGCTGGACTGGTCCGGACTGGCCGATGCGGTCGGGGCGTGGCGCGAACGGCATCCTGCCGCCACCCTGGTGCTGGCCGGCGGCCTCAATCCGCGCAACGTCGCGGCCGCGGTCCAATTGCTGTCCCCCACCGTGGTTGACGTATCTTCCGGTGTGGAGCGCGCGCCCGGTGAAAAAGACGCGACGCTCGTGCATCATTTCGTTCAGGCAGCGCACGGCGCTGCGGAGACTGCACCATGA
- a CDS encoding indole-3-glycerol phosphate synthase TrpC, whose translation MGSLTEAAHERAALVASTLPELRAASRDLPPAKAFASALRRDCLAVIAEVKRASPSKGDIAPGLDAAAQASAYVAGGAAAISVLTEPTRFGGTLADLQSVSQAVPVPVIRKDFLVHPVQLWEARASGASAALLIVRSLSPDLLPRLVEAAQEAGLALLVEVRDEAELERALAVHAPVIGVNNRNLETLVIDPATAPRVIRQMPPHIVAVAESGMRSPADAQPAADAGADALLVGSAISASASPSDDVRALASIPRRARPAAP comes from the coding sequence CTGGGGAGCCTGACCGAGGCCGCCCATGAGCGCGCCGCCCTCGTGGCCTCCACCCTCCCGGAGCTGCGCGCCGCCTCGCGCGACCTGCCCCCGGCCAAGGCCTTCGCCAGCGCGCTGCGCCGGGACTGCCTCGCCGTCATTGCCGAGGTCAAGCGGGCGTCTCCCAGCAAGGGAGACATCGCGCCTGGCCTCGATGCCGCCGCTCAGGCTTCGGCTTACGTCGCCGGTGGAGCCGCGGCCATTTCCGTGCTCACCGAACCGACGCGCTTCGGGGGCACGCTGGCGGACCTGCAGTCGGTGTCGCAGGCGGTGCCGGTGCCGGTCATTCGCAAGGACTTTCTCGTGCATCCCGTGCAGCTCTGGGAAGCACGGGCGTCGGGCGCATCGGCCGCCCTGCTCATTGTGCGCTCCCTGAGCCCGGATCTGCTGCCCCGTCTCGTGGAGGCGGCGCAGGAGGCCGGGCTCGCCCTGCTCGTGGAAGTGCGGGACGAGGCCGAACTGGAACGCGCGCTGGCGGTGCACGCGCCGGTCATCGGTGTCAACAACCGCAATCTCGAGACCCTGGTCATCGACCCCGCCACCGCGCCGCGTGTCATTCGCCAAATGCCGCCGCACATCGTGGCCGTGGCGGAAAGCGGCATGCGCTCGCCGGCCGACGCCCAGCCCGCCGCGGATGCGGGTGCCGATGCGCTGCTCGTGGGTAGTGCCATCTCCGCCTCCGCATCGCCCAGCGACGACGTGCGGGCACTCGCCAGCATTCCGCGTCGCGCCCGACCGGCCGCGCCGTGA
- the lexA gene encoding transcriptional repressor LexA, translating into MPLTKRQREILSFLSEYNEVNGFAPSFEEIASRFNYNSLATVHEHLTNLERKGYIKRSYNESRAIEILPSEVYQRSVELPLLGSVAAGAPIEAIHAGETMAVPDGFLRKSGSHYVLRVRGDSMIEEHIRDGDFVVINDKQAADNGEMVIALVDGGGATVKRYYRERDGRIRLQPANEAMQPLFVHEDDVRIQGIVVGVLRRY; encoded by the coding sequence ATGCCGCTTACCAAGCGCCAGCGGGAAATCCTGTCGTTCCTGTCGGAGTACAACGAGGTCAACGGGTTTGCGCCGAGCTTCGAGGAGATTGCCTCGCGCTTCAACTATAACTCGCTGGCCACGGTGCACGAGCATCTCACGAACCTCGAGCGCAAGGGCTACATCAAGCGCTCGTACAACGAGAGCCGTGCCATCGAGATTCTCCCCTCGGAGGTGTACCAGCGGTCAGTGGAGTTGCCGCTGCTGGGTTCCGTAGCGGCCGGTGCGCCCATCGAGGCCATCCATGCCGGAGAAACCATGGCGGTGCCCGATGGGTTCCTGCGCAAGAGCGGCAGTCACTATGTGCTGCGCGTGCGGGGGGACTCCATGATCGAGGAGCACATTCGCGACGGCGACTTTGTCGTCATCAACGACAAGCAGGCAGCCGACAACGGCGAGATGGTCATTGCCCTCGTCGATGGCGGTGGCGCCACGGTCAAGCGCTACTACCGCGAGCGTGATGGGCGCATTCGCCTGCAGCCGGCCAACGAAGCCATGCAGCCGCTGTTTGTGCACGAAGACGACGTACGCATCCAGGGCATCGTCGTGGGTGTGCTGCGGCGCTACTGA
- the trpD gene encoding anthranilate phosphoribosyltransferase → MSADALLHVIRRLALHQPVDSDALRQAFGVIMRGEGTPAQVAGLLMALRVKGETAEEIAGVVQALRDAMVVLPLASPEQLVDTCGTGGGTLTTFNISTAAALLAAGMGVPVAKHGNRSFTSRSGSADVLEALGVVVDMTPQAMQRTFEEAGIVFMFAPLMHPALRHVGPIRRELAVPTVMNVVGPLANPARAGRQVVGVAEPARLPLLADTLARLGSHRAMVVHGEPGLDEISPLGVTSVREVRDGHTADWQIEPADYGLFALPSSDLDGAAPEDNARTIEAVLQGGGLPGAQAAVLLNAAAALYVSRDDLTYGDAVAHTRTALRNGVGYAALERLRTASRRAITP, encoded by the coding sequence ATGTCCGCTGATGCGTTGCTGCACGTCATTCGCCGGCTGGCATTGCACCAGCCGGTGGACTCGGATGCGCTGCGTCAGGCCTTTGGTGTGATCATGCGCGGCGAGGGCACGCCGGCGCAGGTCGCGGGCCTGTTGATGGCGCTGCGTGTGAAGGGGGAAACGGCCGAGGAGATTGCCGGTGTCGTGCAGGCGCTGCGCGATGCCATGGTGGTGTTGCCTCTGGCGTCGCCTGAGCAACTCGTGGACACCTGCGGTACGGGCGGTGGGACATTGACCACCTTCAACATATCCACGGCCGCGGCCTTGCTGGCCGCCGGGATGGGTGTGCCCGTGGCCAAGCACGGCAACCGTTCGTTCACCTCGCGCTCTGGCAGCGCCGATGTGCTGGAGGCGCTGGGGGTGGTCGTGGACATGACTCCGCAGGCCATGCAGCGCACGTTCGAGGAGGCGGGCATTGTGTTCATGTTTGCGCCGCTCATGCATCCCGCGTTGCGTCACGTGGGGCCGATTCGCCGTGAGCTGGCCGTCCCCACGGTGATGAATGTGGTGGGGCCGCTGGCCAACCCGGCTCGCGCCGGACGTCAGGTGGTGGGCGTCGCCGAGCCCGCGCGGTTGCCGCTGCTGGCGGACACGCTGGCCCGATTGGGGTCACACCGCGCCATGGTGGTGCACGGCGAACCGGGGCTCGATGAGATCTCGCCGCTTGGTGTGACCTCGGTGCGCGAGGTCCGCGATGGGCACACCGCCGACTGGCAGATTGAACCGGCCGACTATGGCCTTTTCGCCTTGCCCTCGTCCGACCTGGATGGCGCGGCACCGGAAGACAACGCGCGCACCATTGAAGCGGTGTTGCAGGGGGGCGGATTGCCCGGCGCCCAGGCTGCCGTGTTGCTCAACGCGGCCGCTGCGCTGTATGTGAGCCGCGATGACCTGACCTATGGCGATGCGGTGGCGCACACCCGCACCGCGCTGCGCAACGGGGTGGGCTATGCCGCTCTGGAGCGGCTGCGCACCGCCTCACGCCGCGCCATAACGCCGTAA
- a CDS encoding GAF domain-containing protein, protein MPPRSLASLAHALAAAPDLEHALVAMGECLLELDRGASLALIQYNARRDMLAERLAPVGARVVRTAMETTFDHLPEPVRQRILAGGPFVDVTDRSADYARLCGFSTQLEGGVLAVRGMKVEGQLGAVLALYEPRKIFGTRTTERLAPALALFDLAFVRLAERDARLEAVKTLEDITQRVHGEYVRKLSALEAELRVVRNTPRDVVALNPAEAIALQADAARAVEEARRSTRKAELAEQQLGAAVSQLEQAHIELHRRSEALRQRTRTLYLVDRALTLDAQAHEARALVDGLLSLVGDDMQAQRCSLMLRAPEPDHLYLAAARGIAPNVVEGMRIRIGEGVAGRVAAAREPLLVQDVREAAQHPLLRDQYFTTGSFISFPLVYHDELVGVLNLTNRAQRGIYTEEDVERVRLLGLVISLIASRNGLSERLLETLDVR, encoded by the coding sequence ATGCCGCCTCGCTCTCTCGCCTCCCTCGCCCACGCCCTGGCCGCCGCGCCCGATCTCGAGCACGCCCTCGTTGCCATGGGGGAATGCCTGCTCGAGCTCGACCGCGGCGCATCGCTTGCGCTTATTCAGTACAATGCGCGCCGCGACATGCTTGCGGAGCGCCTGGCCCCCGTTGGAGCGCGGGTGGTGCGCACGGCCATGGAGACGACCTTCGATCACCTGCCGGAGCCGGTGCGTCAGCGCATTCTGGCAGGCGGACCGTTTGTAGACGTGACCGACCGGTCGGCGGACTATGCGCGGCTCTGTGGGTTCTCCACCCAGCTCGAAGGGGGCGTGCTCGCGGTCCGGGGCATGAAGGTGGAAGGCCAACTCGGTGCGGTGCTGGCGCTGTACGAACCGCGGAAGATCTTTGGCACCCGCACCACAGAGCGCCTTGCGCCCGCGCTGGCCCTGTTTGATCTGGCCTTCGTGCGATTGGCCGAGCGGGATGCGCGACTCGAAGCCGTCAAGACGCTCGAAGACATCACGCAGCGCGTGCACGGCGAGTACGTGCGCAAACTCTCGGCACTCGAGGCCGAGTTGCGCGTCGTACGCAACACGCCGCGCGATGTCGTGGCCCTGAACCCCGCCGAAGCCATTGCGCTCCAGGCCGACGCCGCGCGCGCCGTGGAAGAGGCACGTCGCTCCACGCGCAAGGCCGAACTGGCGGAGCAGCAGCTCGGTGCGGCGGTCTCGCAACTCGAACAGGCGCACATTGAGCTGCACCGTCGCAGTGAGGCGCTGCGTCAGCGCACGCGCACCTTGTACCTGGTGGACCGGGCGCTGACGCTGGACGCACAGGCGCATGAAGCCCGGGCCCTGGTGGATGGTCTGCTGTCGCTGGTTGGTGACGACATGCAGGCTCAGCGCTGCTCGCTCATGTTGCGCGCGCCGGAGCCTGATCACCTGTATCTCGCGGCAGCCCGCGGCATTGCGCCCAACGTGGTGGAGGGCATGCGCATCCGCATTGGCGAAGGCGTGGCCGGCCGCGTCGCGGCCGCGCGTGAACCGCTGCTGGTGCAGGATGTCCGCGAAGCGGCGCAGCATCCGCTATTGCGCGATCAATATTTCACGACGGGCAGCTTCATCAGTTTCCCGCTCGTGTATCATGACGAACTGGTTGGCGTGTTGAATCTCACCAATCGCGCGCAGCGCGGCATTTACACGGAAGAAGACGTGGAACGGGTGCGTTTGCTGGGCCTGGTGATTTCGCTCATTGCGTCGCGGAACGGTTTGTCTGAACGCCTGTTGGAGACACTGGATGTCCGCTGA